Below is a genomic region from Citrobacter tructae.
GTAGCTAATGTTAGTTTCACTCAGAAACAACCACCGATGAGTAAATCTCATCAGGTTTTCAATTTGAAGAGGTAATAATATTTTAGAAAGCATTTTCAGGACCCGGCAATCGTAAAATCGAAATAGCCCCGTCTCCTTCGAAGGAAAAGTCACCACCAAACAAGATATTAAGTGATTAGTTAATTGTAGAAATTCTTGTTCGCTGATAATCCAGGAGACTGCAGGATATTTTTTCTCAAGCATAAATATATTCAAAAGTTTGTCAGAAGATATTTTATCCACTTCCATTAGCCATGGACCGGCAAATGCAATAAGTTTGTCTTCTGGTAAACACAAAAGAGATCGGATCGCTTTACTTTCTTCAATTGGCTCGCCGTAAGCCCGTTCATACTGAATACCGTCCACCAGCACATATAACTTCAATAGCTCAGAGCCAGTTGTCAAACTTTCTAGCACCACCCGCCCACTCAGCATGCGCAGCGTGGCAT
It encodes:
- a CDS encoding DUF4123 domain-containing protein, with translation MLSGRVVLESLTTGSELLKLYVLVDGIQYERAYGEPIEESKAIRSLLCLPEDKLIAFAGPWLMEVDKISSDKLLNIFMLEKKYPAVSWIISEQEFLQLTNHLISCLVVTFPSKETGLFRFYDCRVLKMLSKILLPLQIENLMRFTHRWLFLSETNISYYQYNDAKLSQIVLKNENKEVL